A portion of the Edaphobacter bradus genome contains these proteins:
- a CDS encoding uracil-DNA glycosylase, with protein MAGEVEDQLRAYVEYLRDLGVHDFYRRGEPVVFEEPVAAPVAAAAEVQPAVVKPVVAPARPVAVQQETKPDIFKPDFAESSIPKPVSFDLLAPLPASRLAAEARPAALKAILDEIGDCTRCPLAYAGRHTIVFGEGDPSARLMFVGEGPGADEDASGRPFVGKAGQLLNNMIGAMGLTREQVYIANIVKCRPPQNRVPEPGEANTCSQFLLKQIDVVQPEVIVALGATAATYLLGVKQSLAGLRGQWHGCRGAKLAVTYHPAFLLRDPRQKAEAWKDLQMVMKEMGLKAPAKG; from the coding sequence ATGGCAGGCGAGGTTGAAGATCAGCTGCGGGCGTATGTCGAATACCTCCGCGATCTTGGTGTGCATGACTTTTACCGACGTGGCGAACCGGTAGTTTTCGAAGAGCCGGTTGCTGCTCCGGTGGCGGCTGCCGCCGAGGTGCAGCCTGCGGTGGTGAAGCCGGTGGTTGCGCCTGCGCGGCCGGTTGCGGTTCAACAAGAGACGAAGCCGGATATTTTCAAGCCGGATTTTGCGGAGTCTTCCATTCCAAAACCTGTGAGTTTCGATTTGCTTGCTCCTTTGCCTGCGAGCCGGCTGGCGGCAGAGGCGCGTCCTGCTGCACTGAAAGCGATCCTGGACGAGATCGGCGATTGTACGCGGTGTCCTCTGGCATATGCTGGGCGGCACACGATTGTGTTCGGCGAGGGCGATCCGAGCGCGCGGTTGATGTTTGTGGGTGAGGGGCCGGGCGCGGATGAAGATGCCTCCGGGCGGCCGTTTGTGGGGAAGGCCGGGCAACTGCTCAACAACATGATTGGCGCAATGGGGCTGACGCGGGAGCAGGTCTACATCGCGAATATTGTGAAGTGCCGGCCTCCGCAGAACCGCGTGCCGGAGCCGGGCGAGGCGAATACGTGCTCGCAATTTTTGCTGAAGCAGATTGATGTGGTGCAGCCGGAGGTGATCGTAGCGCTGGGGGCGACGGCGGCGACGTACCTGCTGGGCGTGAAGCAGTCATTGGCGGGCCTGCGCGGACAGTGGCATGGCTGCCGCGGGGCGAAGCTGGCGGTGACGTACCATCCGGCGTTTCTGCTGCGGGATCCGCGGCAGAAGGCTGAGGCATGGAAGGACCTGCAGATGGTGATGAAGGAGATGGGGCTGAAAGCTCCGGCGAAGGGGTAG
- a CDS encoding ribonuclease T2: MKKRTLPILLGLLLPIAACNSAPQPSSERATPAIQHRTATTNAPLPTAPQNFDYYLLNLSWSPEFCYSHRTAPECAQHLTFVLHGLWPQNTDGTYPQHCSDAPGPSDPSQFADIYPDPGLLRHEWQTHGTCSGLSADAFFTTARNAVQSVAIPPTLTQLTQQISLPPSQILGLFTASNPGIPASSLVLSCGNNYLTAIEVCMDKQLHPTACGPLRSCRANTVRIPPP, encoded by the coding sequence ATGAAGAAGCGAACCCTTCCCATCCTCCTCGGCCTTCTTCTCCCCATCGCAGCCTGCAACTCAGCCCCACAGCCCTCATCCGAGCGCGCTACTCCCGCAATTCAACATCGCACCGCAACAACCAACGCCCCGCTGCCAACCGCCCCACAAAACTTCGACTACTACCTCCTCAACCTCTCCTGGTCGCCCGAGTTTTGCTACTCCCACCGCACCGCCCCCGAGTGCGCTCAGCACCTGACCTTCGTTCTCCACGGACTCTGGCCCCAGAACACCGACGGAACCTACCCGCAGCACTGCTCCGACGCCCCCGGACCGTCCGACCCCAGCCAGTTCGCAGACATCTACCCCGACCCCGGCCTCCTCCGCCACGAATGGCAGACCCACGGCACCTGCTCCGGCCTCTCCGCCGATGCCTTCTTCACCACCGCCCGCAACGCCGTCCAATCCGTCGCCATCCCGCCAACCCTCACCCAGCTAACGCAACAGATCTCGCTCCCACCGAGCCAGATTCTTGGCCTCTTCACCGCCAGCAACCCCGGCATCCCCGCCTCCAGCCTAGTGCTCAGCTGCGGCAACAATTACCTCACGGCCATCGAGGTCTGCATGGACAAACAACTCCACCCCACCGCCTGCGGCCCTCTACGCTCCTGCCGCGCAAACACCGTCCGCATCCCTCCACCGTAA
- a CDS encoding GNAT family N-acetyltransferase, producing MSTSDFVLQGGHVRLELLSHGHVDGLVKASAGDAELYRWSAVPQGLDAVTKYVETALEWKAAGTAVPFAVIRVADGVVIGSTRFFDIERWAWPEGHERFGRGAPDACEIGYTWYAREAIRTAANTEAKTLMLTHAFEEWKVLRVCLHTDVRNERSRAAMERIGCRFEGILRAHRMATDFTARDSARYSIVAAEWPEVKERLAGLMR from the coding sequence ATGAGTACGAGTGATTTTGTCTTGCAGGGCGGGCATGTCCGGCTTGAGCTTCTGTCGCATGGGCATGTTGACGGGTTGGTGAAGGCTTCGGCGGGGGACGCGGAGCTTTACAGGTGGAGTGCGGTGCCGCAGGGTTTGGATGCGGTGACGAAGTATGTGGAGACAGCGCTGGAGTGGAAGGCGGCGGGGACGGCTGTGCCGTTTGCGGTGATTCGCGTGGCGGATGGCGTGGTGATTGGGTCTACGCGGTTCTTCGATATTGAGCGGTGGGCGTGGCCGGAGGGGCATGAGAGGTTTGGGCGGGGCGCTCCAGATGCCTGTGAGATTGGGTATACGTGGTATGCGCGGGAGGCGATTCGGACGGCGGCGAATACGGAGGCGAAGACGTTGATGCTGACGCATGCCTTTGAGGAGTGGAAGGTGTTGCGGGTGTGTCTGCATACGGATGTGCGGAATGAGCGTTCGCGCGCGGCGATGGAGAGGATCGGCTGCAGGTTTGAGGGGATTCTGCGGGCGCATCGGATGGCGACGGATTTTACGGCGCGGGATTCGGCGCGGTACTCGATTGTGGCGGCGGAGTGGCCCGAGGTGAAGGAGAGGCTGGCGGGGCTGATGCGGTGA
- a CDS encoding cupin domain-containing protein, whose product MANKQTRRNFLLTAPLAAAVAVPMTDTLLRASTAVAEGGQSGVVGGAATFQVFSAQSIEGLVKGFEAAPGSKDLITAKDVAVTMTVSAEEKKAAKEFEYHAHRDHVFQVLDGSTRYELGGTPKNTRETKPGEWLAPESEGFTTVTLNKGDYLSVPRMTPHRRITEGTVSLLLISATTPA is encoded by the coding sequence ATGGCTAACAAACAGACTCGCCGCAACTTTCTTTTGACGGCTCCGCTTGCCGCCGCAGTCGCTGTTCCCATGACCGATACGCTGCTTCGTGCTTCGACCGCTGTCGCCGAGGGGGGGCAGTCGGGTGTGGTTGGAGGGGCTGCGACGTTTCAGGTGTTTTCAGCGCAGTCGATTGAGGGGCTGGTGAAGGGCTTTGAGGCCGCGCCGGGGTCCAAGGACTTGATCACTGCGAAGGATGTGGCGGTGACGATGACGGTGAGCGCGGAGGAGAAGAAGGCCGCGAAGGAGTTTGAGTATCATGCGCACCGCGACCACGTCTTCCAGGTGCTCGATGGCTCGACGCGCTATGAGTTGGGTGGGACTCCGAAGAATACGCGGGAGACGAAGCCGGGGGAATGGTTGGCTCCGGAGTCGGAGGGGTTCACGACGGTGACGCTGAATAAGGGCGATTATCTTTCGGTGCCACGAATGACTCCGCATAGGCGGATCACGGAGGGAACGGTGAGCCTGTTGCTTATCAGTGCGACGACTCCAGCTTAG